Proteins from one Streptosporangium becharense genomic window:
- a CDS encoding ABC transporter ATP-binding protein has protein sequence MADVAVETSGLRKTYVSSSGVTEAVAGLTLQVPKGELFGLLGPNGAGKSTTIGMLTTRIVPTDGVARVAGADVVRDPIAVKRRIGVVAQYNNLDRQLTVLENLEFRGRYAGLPAKEARRRALELLERFSLGSRAGARVTEMSGGQAQRVMIARALIHRPDVLFLDEPTSGLDPQTRVNLWDILDGIRAAGQTVVLSTHYMEEAERLCDRIAIVDHGAVLACGPLPELKASAALETVLTLTYDEDPEKIVEQARRLGGVRGAEVSDTRLRVLTQAPEGILADLVRLSQEAGLTLTDVRVVRPSLETVFLTLTGREYRE, from the coding sequence ATGGCGGATGTCGCCGTCGAGACCAGCGGACTGCGAAAAACCTACGTGAGCTCGTCCGGGGTGACGGAGGCGGTGGCCGGCCTCACCCTGCAAGTGCCGAAGGGTGAGCTGTTCGGCCTGCTCGGGCCGAACGGCGCGGGCAAGTCGACCACGATCGGCATGCTCACCACCAGGATCGTCCCGACGGACGGCGTGGCCAGGGTGGCGGGGGCGGACGTGGTGCGCGACCCCATCGCGGTCAAACGCCGCATCGGCGTCGTGGCCCAGTACAACAACCTGGACCGCCAGCTCACCGTGCTGGAGAACCTGGAGTTCCGCGGCCGGTACGCGGGGCTGCCGGCGAAGGAGGCCCGGCGGCGGGCCCTCGAACTGCTGGAACGGTTCAGCCTCGGCTCCCGGGCCGGTGCCCGGGTCACCGAGATGTCGGGCGGCCAGGCGCAGCGAGTGATGATCGCCAGGGCGTTGATCCACCGGCCGGACGTCCTCTTCCTCGACGAGCCCACCTCGGGCCTGGACCCGCAGACCCGGGTGAACCTCTGGGACATCCTGGACGGGATCCGCGCCGCCGGGCAGACGGTCGTCCTGTCCACCCACTACATGGAGGAGGCCGAGCGGCTCTGCGACCGGATCGCGATCGTCGACCACGGCGCGGTCCTGGCCTGCGGCCCGTTGCCGGAGCTCAAGGCGTCGGCCGCCCTGGAGACCGTGCTGACCCTCACCTACGACGAGGACCCGGAGAAGATCGTCGAGCAGGCCCGGCGGCTGGGCGGCGTCCGCGGCGCCGAGGTCTCCGACACCCGCCTGCGCGTCCTCACCCAGGCGCCGGAGGGCATCCTCGCCGACCTGGTGCGGCTGAGCCAGGAGGCGGGGCTCACGCTGACCGACGTCCGGGTCGTCCGGCCCAGCCTCGAAACCGTGTTCCTCACGCTGACCGGACGGGAGTACCGAGAATGA
- a CDS encoding ABC transporter permease — MTASTIAAPAAPRGHAHTARGYARTFGALLARDLRVMRRGLLSFVARTVLQPVLFIFVFAVVLPAIGYGAGGPAPGGQTETFATILVPGLVASGIVLQGIFAVTTPLVMELSYTREIDDRALAPIPVWAVGVEKIVAGAVQGVVAAVVVFLAVLFVHGPGQAPDLDFGRWPLLVAVLVLSSLLTACLGLLIGTVLPPQQLSTLFAIFIVPLMMLGCVYYPWDALDALPWLQITVLANPLVYVSEALRGALSPGVPHMSEVVALAVLVVGTLVTGALSLWSFTRRLVA, encoded by the coding sequence ATGACGGCGTCGACCATCGCGGCACCGGCCGCGCCGCGCGGCCACGCGCACACCGCGCGCGGGTACGCGCGCACCTTCGGGGCGTTGCTCGCCCGGGATCTGCGGGTGATGCGGCGCGGCCTGCTCTCCTTCGTGGCCCGCACGGTCCTCCAGCCCGTGCTGTTCATCTTCGTGTTCGCGGTGGTGCTGCCCGCCATCGGGTACGGGGCCGGCGGCCCGGCCCCGGGCGGGCAGACGGAGACGTTCGCCACGATCCTGGTGCCCGGCCTGGTCGCCTCGGGCATCGTGCTCCAGGGCATCTTCGCCGTGACGACGCCGCTGGTCATGGAGCTCTCCTACACCAGGGAGATCGACGACAGGGCACTGGCGCCGATCCCCGTCTGGGCCGTCGGCGTCGAGAAGATCGTCGCCGGGGCGGTGCAGGGGGTGGTCGCGGCGGTCGTCGTCTTCCTCGCCGTGCTGTTCGTGCACGGGCCCGGCCAGGCGCCCGACCTCGACTTCGGACGCTGGCCGCTGCTGGTCGCCGTGCTGGTGCTGTCGTCCCTCCTGACGGCCTGCCTCGGGCTGCTCATCGGCACGGTGCTGCCTCCGCAGCAGCTCAGCACCCTGTTCGCGATCTTCATCGTCCCGCTCATGATGCTCGGCTGCGTCTACTACCCGTGGGACGCGCTGGACGCGCTGCCGTGGTTGCAGATCACCGTCCTGGCCAACCCGCTCGTCTACGTGAGCGAGGCGCTGCGCGGCGCGCTGAGCCCCGGCGTCCCCCACATGTCCGAGGTGGTCGCGCTGGCCGTGCTCGTCGTGGGGACGCTCGTCACCGGCGCGCTGTCGCTGTGGTCGTTCACCCGGCGCCTGGTGGCCTAG